The following are encoded in a window of Methanococcoides sp. LMO-2 genomic DNA:
- a CDS encoding monomethylamine:corrinoid methyltransferase gives MLNILDTFNRSLSGKVIEEKNFDNRVLPQKLMELAKEYDIKYTGEEIMPLDMDLIDSVYSAAIDLLVDVGVYNASTSRVIEFDEKEIKNHMATCAGREEYGSGNDKITLVKRNMEDNSRAPVVFGGTGGGGMSQEYIVKHAQSIAQEPLVKGIHTPTLPYLYDMDIKAGTPIELMAARSEIMWTREGLYRAGKPGFPIIGVMSAVSTEGQFFADAPGALRPEDMHTICFMNDMKLDWAILNKIANTSLNNYKPLSCMCPILGGYTGGPATTAIATVAEGIYTYLLTGSELYVMTAPLNMMTGEGSSPHAVWSTSLVMASLARNTDLMTSLYVFPSAGMCTEMFMNETAVLAGATTVTGASHFVGPCGLVGAQTDCSSGMDGRICAEISMAASKMSLEDMNEFGLELAKTYTEAVTSGKAPAGKKFYECYDLKNVRPSQEFEDLWASSKAKLSDMGFDFE, from the coding sequence ATGTTAAACATTCTTGATACTTTCAATAGATCTCTTTCGGGAAAGGTAATTGAAGAAAAAAACTTTGATAATAGAGTCCTTCCTCAGAAATTGATGGAACTGGCAAAAGAATATGATATTAAATACACTGGTGAAGAAATCATGCCACTCGACATGGATCTAATTGATTCTGTTTATAGTGCAGCGATTGATCTGCTTGTCGATGTAGGAGTCTATAACGCAAGTACGAGTCGTGTTATTGAGTTTGATGAAAAAGAAATCAAAAATCATATGGCTACCTGTGCTGGAAGAGAAGAATATGGCTCTGGAAATGATAAAATTACCCTTGTAAAGAGAAATATGGAAGATAATTCCAGAGCACCTGTCGTTTTTGGAGGCACCGGCGGTGGCGGTATGAGCCAGGAATATATTGTAAAGCACGCCCAGTCTATCGCCCAGGAGCCACTTGTAAAAGGAATCCATACACCGACTCTTCCTTATCTATACGATATGGACATAAAAGCAGGTACTCCTATAGAATTAATGGCTGCAAGATCTGAAATCATGTGGACCAGAGAAGGTTTATACAGGGCTGGAAAACCGGGATTTCCAATAATCGGTGTTATGTCAGCAGTATCTACTGAAGGCCAGTTTTTTGCAGATGCTCCAGGAGCATTGAGACCTGAAGATATGCATACGATTTGTTTCATGAATGATATGAAACTAGATTGGGCAATTCTCAACAAAATTGCGAACACAAGCCTGAATAACTATAAACCACTTTCATGCATGTGTCCAATCCTGGGTGGATATACTGGCGGTCCGGCAACTACAGCAATCGCTACAGTGGCAGAGGGTATTTACACCTACTTACTTACCGGATCTGAGTTATATGTAATGACAGCCCCTCTCAATATGATGACAGGGGAGGGATCAAGTCCTCATGCCGTCTGGTCCACATCACTGGTGATGGCTTCACTTGCAAGAAATACTGATCTTATGACCAGCCTTTATGTATTCCCATCTGCTGGAATGTGCACAGAGATGTTCATGAATGAAACAGCAGTCCTTGCTGGTGCAACAACAGTGACCGGTGCATCTCACTTCGTTGGACCGTGCGGTCTAGTTGGTGCTCAAACTGATTGCAGCTCTGGAATGGATGGCAGAATCTGTGCTGAAATAAGCATGGCAGCGTCTAAAATGAGTCTGGAGGACATGAACGAATTTGGACTTGAACTTGCAAAAACATATACCGAAGCAGTAACATCTGGCAAAGCACCTGCAGGTAAGAAGTTCTACGAATGTTATGACCTGAAGAACGTTAGACCATCACAGGAATTTGAAGACCTGTGGGCATCTTCAAAGGCAAAGTTGTCCGATATGGGATTTGACTTTGAGTAA
- a CDS encoding cobalamin B12-binding domain-containing protein → MSVEDELLEEGYTALVEINEGKVEEVVNEWIEGNFDPVKLVNKLAEAMAEVGKKFESMEYFLPQVMIGAEIMEKANKALSDKMAAEGVTSVSLGTVVLATVEGDIHDLGKNLVGGMLKTAGFNVVDLGTDVPASKIIAAAKENNTHLIAASALMSATMSSFKDILGLLDGMGIRDQFKLMIGGAPITQEYADEIGADYYAQNAAEAVEITKKAMAM, encoded by the coding sequence ATGAGTGTTGAAGATGAATTACTTGAAGAGGGCTACACTGCTCTCGTAGAAATAAACGAAGGGAAAGTAGAAGAAGTGGTCAATGAATGGATAGAAGGGAATTTCGATCCTGTCAAACTAGTGAACAAACTGGCAGAAGCTATGGCTGAAGTTGGTAAAAAATTTGAATCAATGGAATACTTCCTTCCGCAAGTTATGATTGGTGCTGAAATAATGGAAAAAGCAAACAAAGCCCTGTCTGATAAAATGGCTGCAGAAGGAGTAACATCTGTCTCACTGGGAACCGTTGTTCTTGCAACAGTAGAAGGAGATATCCATGATCTCGGGAAAAATCTGGTTGGTGGAATGTTAAAGACAGCAGGATTTAATGTTGTAGATCTCGGCACAGATGTTCCTGCATCAAAGATCATAGCTGCGGCTAAAGAAAATAATACTCATCTAATAGCTGCTTCGGCTCTTATGAGTGCTACAATGTCCAGTTTTAAGGATATATTGGGACTTCTTGATGGAATGGGAATCAGGGATCAGTTTAAACTCATGATTGGTGGTGCTCCAATTACACAGGAATACGCTGATGAGATTGGTGCTGACTACTATGCCCAAAATGCAGCTGAAGCAGTAGAAATTACAAAGAAAGCAATGGCAATGTGA
- a CDS encoding NosD domain-containing protein, producing MYSNCSKLVLKNIISIFLLLILSVASANAAVITVGDSDDQDYITIQGAINNAIDDDTIIVYPGTYTENVDVYKELSVISQSGNPEDTIVHAANSYQHVFSVTANNVTISGFNFTGATDSVAGVYLNGVEGCNVTENSLSNNNYGIWLYNSSNYNNVTSNTALDNTYGIWLSVSSNYNNVTSNTAVDNTYGIWIYLSSDNNTLTGNTVSNNNDYGIVLSSSSNNTLISNTASGNNYGIYLYLSSDNNTLTGNMASNNTRGIWLFDSSNNNTLTDNTASNNSAYGIYLLDSSNNNTLVSNTASDNSAYGIVMDFSSDNTLVSNTASNNTIYGILLSGSSNYNNLNSNTASNNNYGIMLDSSDNNNMASNMASNNGNYGIYVRYSSNNTLAGNNASNNSAYGIDLLNSSDNTLISNTASNNSAFGILLHFSSNNNSLTGNIVSNSNTGILLYSSSNNTLVSNTALDNNNGIDLDSSDYSNLISNMAVDNDIGIRLFVSSNNNELTSNTAADNNVGIYLDSSSNNLIYNNYFNNTNNAYDNGNNVWNITKTTGTNIIGGYYLGGNYWSDYAGVDTDNDRLGDTLLPYNSTGDIINGGDYLPLTEMATLPVYNIDSGKNFSTIQAAINDPATLDGHTIVVNKGTYTENVDVNKELTIISQSGNPDDTIVQAADPNDHAFNVTANNVTISGFNATGATVATVGTSSSGIYLYEVEGCTVTENSLSNNAYGINLRQSINNNLIDNTASNNTHHGINLWLSSNNNLSSNIASNNTGYGIWLSESSNNTLTNNKAADNNYGIWLNPSSNYNKLTNNTAVDNNYGIYLYSSSNYNNLTSNTVSNNSAYGIYVGNSNYNTLTSNTVSNNNDGISLYYSSNHNKLTSNTVVNNDYGIYLISSIDNNLNSNTASNNIYGIYLISSIDNNLASNTVSNNTGHGIWLSESSNYNMLTNNTVSDNTEYGIWLYLSSNYNMLTSNTASNNSNSGIWLSSSSNNNLTGNMASNNTGHGVELLYSSNNNLTSNTVAGNNMNGIFLDYSNYNTVTNNTASNNSAYGIYVGNSDYNTLNSNTASNNYYGMGLLYSSDNNLINNTAVDNDYGIWLSESINSFLYNNYFNNTNNVEFSGSNTGNIWNSTEMLEYTYNGSNYVNYTGNYYSDYTGTDNNGDGIGDAPYGDDNYPLLFWPVTLEPIPPNIAPTPNIDSIAPNPAVEGETVTFNGSGTDSDGTIIGYNWTSDIDGLLSSSANFSTSSLSVGTHTINFSVQDDDGVWSAADSATVIINELPNVAPIPNIDSIAPNPAIEGATVTFNGSGTDSDGTIIGYNWTSDLDGLLSSSANFSTSALSLGTHTITFSVQDDDGVWSAADSATVIIKLETVTITVDDNGGQDYTTIQAAVNNATNGDTILVYPGTYTENVYVNKELMIISQSGDPNDTIVQAADPNDHVFFVTVNNVTISGFNVTGATGGMGIGLGELEGCNISENSLSNNFIGIDLLSSNNNVLSNNTGMNNILGIHLNSSSSNLLSNNTANSNSVGILLKQSSDNNMLNGNNASSNTDFGILLNQSSNNMLSNNTASLNNYYGIWLKQSSDNNTLSNNTASLNNYYGIWLKQSSDNNTLSNNTANSNNFYGILLDESSNNTLSNNTGMNSIQGIWLSSSSNNTLNDNIANSNSDFGILLGQSNNNMLSNNTASNNYHGIFLYSSTNNTLNGNTASLNSNCGIRLEKSSDNNTLFDNVAISNYDAGILMMNSSSNTLSSNSVLNNSVDGFYLENSNNSLIYNNYFNNTNNVEFAGTNTGNTWNITLNVGTNIVGGSFVGGNYWVHPNGTGFSVETADSNNDGICDEQYNLSETEVDYLPLAIVIDDLMPVISITSPADGTSTTSSSIAVSGLVNGTGSLPVVTVNDIVAETTILGFNGTFTATVALVIGANTIYANVTDSAGNTNTTSVNVTRTSTSSGGGGGSGGGGGGATGEAFENILVKDAATSNVVSGELSRYEFTEEKCHIVYIQFRGVANAGLISTLIEILIDTSALVDSPAPGIVYQNMNIWVGNAAFGDDKIEDAVIGFRVSKEWLSENGIDASSIALYRYSDGKWNELSTTKIDEDGEYIYFEAETTGFSPFAIVGFAEEDKTVSIEDGTPPSEEGISVVEDEDMQPEPEGIPWISTGLLILILVGVHLLIRKRS from the coding sequence ATGTATTCTAATTGCTCGAAATTGGTGCTTAAAAACATTATTTCCATATTTTTACTTTTGATTCTTTCAGTTGCTTCTGCAAATGCAGCTGTTATTACTGTGGGTGACAGCGATGACCAGGATTATATTACGATACAGGGTGCTATAAATAATGCAATTGATGACGATACTATCATTGTCTATCCGGGAACCTATACAGAGAACGTGGACGTATACAAAGAACTGTCAGTCATATCACAGTCCGGAAATCCAGAAGATACAATTGTCCATGCTGCTAATTCTTACCAGCACGTATTCAGTGTGACCGCAAACAATGTGACCATCAGCGGGTTTAATTTCACGGGTGCCACCGATTCTGTCGCAGGTGTTTATCTCAATGGGGTTGAAGGTTGTAATGTTACTGAAAATAGTTTATCAAACAACAACTACGGCATTTGGTTGTATAATTCCAGTAACTATAATAATGTGACCAGCAATACGGCGTTGGACAACACCTACGGAATCTGGCTTTCTGTATCCAGCAATTACAATAATGTGACCAGCAATACTGCAGTGGACAATACCTACGGAATCTGGATATATTTATCCAGCGACAACAACACGCTGACCGGCAACACGGTGTCTAACAATAACGACTACGGCATCGTTCTGTCTTCATCCAGCAATAACACTCTGATCAGCAATACGGCATCGGGCAACAATTACGGCATCTATCTGTATTTATCCAGCGACAACAACACGCTGACCGGCAACATGGCTTCGAACAACACCCGCGGCATCTGGCTGTTTGATTCCAGCAACAATAACACCCTGACCGATAACACGGCTTCGAACAATAGCGCCTACGGTATCTACCTGCTGGATTCCAGCAACAACAACACGCTGGTCAGCAACACGGCTTCGGACAATAGCGCCTACGGCATCGTTATGGATTTTTCCAGCGACAACACGCTGGTCAGCAACACGGCCTCGAACAATACCATCTACGGCATCCTTTTGTCTGGGTCTAGCAACTACAACAACCTGAACAGTAACACGGCCTCGAACAACAATTATGGCATCATGCTGGATTCTTCCGATAACAATAATATGGCCAGCAACATGGCTTCGAACAATGGTAATTACGGCATTTATGTACGTTATTCCAGCAACAACACCCTGGCCGGCAACAATGCTTCGAACAATAGCGCCTACGGCATCGATCTATTGAATTCCAGCGACAACACGCTGATCAGCAACACAGCGTCTAACAATAGCGCCTTCGGCATCCTACTGCATTTCTCCAGCAACAACAACAGCCTGACCGGCAATATAGTGTCAAACAGCAATACTGGAATCCTTCTGTATTCATCCAGCAACAACACGCTGGTTAGCAATACGGCGTTGGACAATAACAACGGCATCGATTTGGATTCTTCCGACTACAGCAATCTGATTAGTAATATGGCAGTGGATAATGATATTGGCATCAGGCTGTTTGTGTCCAGCAACAACAATGAGCTGACCAGCAACACCGCTGCAGACAACAATGTTGGCATCTATCTGGATTCTTCCAGCAACAACCTCATCTATAACAATTATTTCAACAACACCAATAATGCGTATGATAATGGAAATAACGTCTGGAATATCACAAAAACAACAGGTACAAACATCATTGGTGGATATTATCTTGGAGGAAACTACTGGTCAGATTATGCTGGTGTTGATACTGATAATGATAGGTTGGGAGATACTTTGCTTCCATACAATTCTACAGGCGATATAATTAATGGTGGAGATTATCTACCGCTTACAGAAATGGCAACCTTGCCTGTTTATAACATAGATTCTGGCAAGAATTTTTCTACAATACAAGCTGCTATCAATGATCCTGCAACACTTGATGGACACACGATCGTTGTGAATAAAGGAACGTACACTGAAAATGTGGACGTGAACAAGGAATTAACGATAATCTCGCAGTCCGGAAATCCGGATGATACAATTGTCCAGGCCGCTGATCCAAACGATCACGCCTTCAATGTAACCGCAAACAATGTAACCATCAGCGGGTTTAATGCAACTGGTGCCACTGTTGCAACGGTTGGCACTTCATCTTCCGGCATCTACCTCTATGAGGTTGAGGGTTGTACTGTTACTGAAAACAGTTTATCGAATAACGCCTACGGCATCAATCTACGACAGTCTATCAACAACAACCTGATCGATAACACGGCGTCGAACAATACCCACCACGGCATCAATCTGTGGCTTTCCAGCAACAACAACTTGAGCAGCAACATTGCTTCGAACAATACTGGCTATGGCATTTGGCTGTCCGAGTCCAGCAACAACACTCTGACTAACAACAAGGCAGCTGACAATAACTACGGCATCTGGCTGAATCCATCCAGCAACTACAACAAACTGACCAACAACACGGCAGTTGACAACAATTACGGCATCTATCTGTATTCTTCCAGTAACTACAACAACCTGACCAGTAACACGGTTTCGAATAATAGCGCCTACGGCATCTATGTGGGGAATTCCAATTACAACACTCTGACCAGCAACACGGTGTCGAATAATAACGACGGTATCTCTCTGTATTATTCCAGCAATCACAATAAGCTAACTAGCAATACGGTAGTGAACAATGATTATGGCATCTATCTGATTAGTTCCATCGACAACAACCTAAATAGCAATACGGCATCGAACAACATCTACGGTATCTATCTGATTAGTTCCATCGACAACAATCTGGCCAGCAACACGGTATCAAACAATACCGGTCACGGCATCTGGCTGTCTGAGTCCAGCAACTACAACATGCTGACCAATAATACGGTGTCGGACAATACCGAATACGGCATCTGGCTGTATTTATCCAGTAACTACAACATGCTGACCAGCAATACCGCGTCGAACAATAGTAACTCAGGTATCTGGCTATCTTCATCCAGCAACAACAACCTGACCGGCAACATGGCGTCGAACAATACCGGCCACGGCGTCGAGCTGTTGTATTCCAGCAACAACAACCTGACCAGCAACACAGTAGCTGGCAATAACATGAACGGCATCTTTCTGGATTACAGCAACTACAATACTGTGACCAACAACACGGCATCGAATAATAGCGCCTACGGCATCTATGTGGGGAATTCCGACTACAACACTCTGAACAGCAACACGGCGTCAAACAATTACTATGGCATGGGCTTGTTGTATTCCAGCGATAACAATCTGATCAACAACACGGCAGTGGATAACGATTATGGAATCTGGTTGTCTGAGTCCATCAACAGTTTCCTCTACAACAACTACTTCAACAACACAAATAATGTTGAATTCTCTGGAAGTAATACCGGAAATATCTGGAACTCAACCGAGATGCTGGAATATACTTACAATGGTAGCAACTACGTGAACTACACAGGTAACTACTATTCTGACTACACAGGCACGGACAACAATGGGGATGGTATTGGTGATGCACCCTATGGTGATGACAACTATCCACTGCTGTTCTGGCCAGTTACGCTTGAGCCAATACCACCAAACATCGCTCCTACTCCAAACATTGATTCTATCGCACCTAATCCTGCAGTTGAAGGTGAAACAGTAACATTCAATGGCTCTGGAACTGATTCAGATGGTACGATCATAGGCTACAACTGGACTTCCGATATTGATGGTCTGTTAAGCAGTTCTGCTAATTTCAGTACTTCCAGCCTTTCGGTCGGTACTCATACCATCAACTTCAGTGTACAGGATGATGATGGTGTCTGGTCTGCTGCTGATTCAGCTACTGTGATAATCAATGAGCTTCCGAACGTAGCTCCTATTCCAAACATTGATTCAATTGCACCTAATCCTGCTATTGAAGGTGCAACAGTAACATTCAATGGCTCTGGAACTGATTCAGATGGTACGATCATAGGCTACAACTGGACTTCCGATCTTGATGGTTTGTTAAGCAGTTCTGCCAATTTCAGTACTTCCGCTCTTTCTCTCGGTACTCATACCATTACCTTCAGTGTACAGGATGATGACGGAGTCTGGTCTGCTGCTGATTCAGCTACTGTAATAATCAAGCTTGAAACTGTAACTATCACTGTGGATGACAACGGTGGGCAGGATTATACCACGATACAGGCTGCTGTAAATAATGCAACTAACGGAGATACTATCCTTGTCTATCCTGGAACCTACACAGAGAATGTGTATGTGAACAAGGAACTAATGATCATCTCACAGTCTGGAGATCCGAACGATACCATTGTCCAGGCTGCCGATCCAAATGATCATGTCTTTTTCGTAACTGTAAACAACGTCACTATCAGCGGCTTCAATGTGACAGGTGCAACAGGGGGCATGGGAATAGGTCTCGGTGAACTTGAGGGCTGTAATATTTCTGAAAACAGTTTATCTAACAACTTTATCGGTATTGATCTGTTGAGTTCAAACAATAACGTGCTGAGCAATAACACTGGAATGAACAACATTCTGGGCATCCATCTGAATTCTTCCAGCAGCAATTTGCTGAGTAACAACACTGCAAACTCGAACAGTGTCGGCATCTTGCTAAAACAGTCCAGCGATAACAACATGCTAAACGGTAACAATGCAAGTTCGAACACCGATTTTGGTATCTTGCTGAATCAGTCCAGCAACAACATGTTGAGCAATAACACTGCAAGCTTGAACAACTATTACGGTATCTGGCTGAAACAGTCCAGCGATAACAACACGCTAAGCAATAACACTGCAAGCTTGAACAACTATTACGGTATCTGGCTGAAACAGTCCAGCGATAACAACACGCTAAGCAATAACACTGCAAACTCGAACAACTTTTACGGCATATTGCTGGATGAGTCCAGCAATAACACGTTGAGCAATAATACTGGAATGAATAGCATCCAAGGCATCTGGCTATCTTCTTCCAGCAATAACACACTGAATGATAACATTGCAAACTCGAACTCTGATTTCGGCATCTTGCTCGGTCAGTCCAATAATAACATGCTGAGTAACAACACTGCATCTAACAACTATCACGGTATTTTTTTATATTCTTCTACTAACAATACTCTGAACGGTAACACTGCAAGCTTGAATAGCAATTGTGGCATCCGACTGGAAAAGTCCAGCGATAACAACACTCTGTTCGACAACGTTGCAATCTCGAACTACGATGCCGGTATCTTGATGATGAATTCCAGCAGTAACACTCTGAGTAGTAACAGCGTGTTGAATAACTCTGTTGATGGTTTTTATCTTGAGAATTCTAACAACAGTCTCATCTACAACAACTACTTCAACAATACAAATAACGTTGAATTTGCTGGAACAAATACTGGAAATACATGGAACATCACTCTGAATGTTGGAACAAACATTGTTGGCGGTTCTTTCGTTGGTGGAAACTATTGGGTACATCCTAATGGAACCGGATTCAGTGTTGAAACAGCAGATTCCAACAATGATGGAATCTGTGATGAGCAATACAACCTATCAGAAACTGAAGTTGACTACCTGCCGCTTGCTATTGTCATTGATGATCTCATGCCAGTGATCAGTATTACTTCGCCGGCGGATGGAACTTCCACAACTTCAAGCTCAATTGCAGTATCAGGTCTTGTTAATGGTACAGGATCGCTGCCAGTGGTTACGGTGAATGACATTGTTGCAGAAACCACAATTCTGGGCTTCAATGGTACCTTCACGGCAACAGTAGCTCTGGTTATAGGTGCTAACACCATTTATGCAAACGTTACCGATTCTGCTGGAAATACCAACACAACATCTGTAAATGTTACGCGCACTTCTACATCCTCCGGCGGTGGCGGCGGAAGTGGAGGAGGCGGTGGTGGCGCTACCGGTGAAGCATTTGAGAATATTCTTGTGAAAGATGCTGCAACTTCTAATGTAGTTTCAGGAGAGCTTTCCAGATACGAATTCACTGAAGAAAAGTGCCACATTGTCTACATTCAGTTCAGGGGTGTAGCCAATGCAGGCCTAATCAGTACCCTGATTGAGATCTTAATAGATACTTCTGCGCTTGTAGATTCTCCAGCTCCAGGCATCGTTTATCAGAACATGAACATCTGGGTTGGTAATGCTGCATTTGGAGATGATAAGATCGAAGATGCTGTTATAGGCTTCAGAGTAAGTAAAGAATGGCTCTCTGAAAATGGTATCGATGCATCCAGCATTGCATTATATCGCTATAGTGATGGGAAGTGGAATGAGCTTTCTACAACCAAGATTGACGAAGATGGTGAATACATCTACTTTGAGGCGGAAACCACTGGCTTCTCACCTTTTGCAATAGTCGGGTTTGCAGAAGAAGATAAAACGGTATCTATAGAAGACGGTACACCACCATCAGAAGAGGGTATCTCTGTAGTGGAGGACGAGGATATGCAACCAGAGCCCGAGGGTATACCATGGATTTCAACAGGATTGTTGATCCTGATTTTGGTTGGAGTCCATCTGCTAATTAGGAAGAGGAGCTAA
- a CDS encoding trimethylamine methyltransferase family protein, giving the protein MLNGLQDKMSGKLEFLSEDDCEKIHYASLEVLSEVGLKIEPGYALDALEEMGCDVNKRTSIVKFPNYLVEECLRACPHSVKLYGLDSKYDIKMEKKRTYVSTGTGYGVIDEKENLARAGNLNDVREATLIAHHLDNIHSISPPLVGVSDSPANIATETILAETLKNTNKTIEFYLTGTSDSKPEVDDLISLCELVAGGAAELKKRPFAMLALNPVSPLIYPEEQISSIFKCVDAGIPVAIMPGAVGGATAPITISGILTQSNAEFLGGVVLANIVKKGAPVVYAHYNSIMNMQTGNYSAGSVEMGLIGSCVGQLGNWYGIPTNGFFPMSDSHIPDQQVGYEKMMQWVLSTLGGMNYLNGAGSVENGTLISLEQLVIDNEVVGMVDRMLKGVQVDDERIGIDTISKVGPGGNYFKQAHTLQWSRDECFIPKISEKESFSNWEGENVITKAKATVDEMLRNVETPVDKDIIKDIEQFQKELL; this is encoded by the coding sequence ATGTTAAATGGTCTGCAAGATAAAATGAGTGGAAAATTAGAGTTCCTTTCAGAAGATGACTGTGAGAAGATTCACTATGCTTCCCTAGAGGTACTAAGTGAAGTGGGTCTTAAAATTGAACCCGGATACGCATTGGATGCATTGGAAGAGATGGGTTGTGATGTGAACAAGCGAACTTCAATAGTCAAATTTCCAAATTATCTTGTTGAAGAATGCTTACGTGCTTGCCCTCATTCAGTTAAATTATATGGACTGGATTCAAAGTATGATATTAAGATGGAAAAAAAGAGAACATATGTCTCTACAGGTACAGGCTATGGCGTAATTGATGAAAAGGAAAATCTAGCGAGAGCTGGAAATTTAAATGATGTTAGAGAAGCTACACTGATTGCCCATCATCTGGATAATATTCATTCAATATCTCCCCCATTGGTGGGAGTTTCAGATAGCCCTGCAAATATCGCAACAGAGACAATATTAGCTGAGACTTTGAAAAATACTAACAAAACTATTGAATTTTACCTGACAGGAACCTCTGATTCAAAGCCGGAAGTTGATGACCTAATTTCTTTATGTGAACTTGTCGCCGGAGGGGCTGCAGAACTAAAGAAACGTCCATTTGCGATGCTTGCTCTCAACCCTGTATCCCCTTTAATATACCCTGAAGAGCAGATCTCATCTATTTTTAAGTGCGTAGATGCTGGAATACCTGTCGCGATTATGCCAGGTGCTGTTGGTGGTGCCACTGCACCCATAACAATTTCAGGAATACTCACACAGAGCAATGCTGAATTCCTTGGTGGCGTGGTACTTGCAAACATAGTTAAGAAAGGTGCACCGGTTGTTTACGCGCATTACAATTCAATAATGAATATGCAAACAGGAAACTATTCTGCCGGCTCAGTAGAGATGGGGTTAATAGGATCTTGCGTAGGACAACTAGGTAACTGGTACGGCATCCCAACAAATGGTTTTTTCCCTATGTCCGATTCGCACATTCCAGACCAACAAGTCGGTTATGAAAAAATGATGCAATGGGTCCTTTCTACTCTTGGAGGCATGAATTATTTAAATGGGGCAGGAAGTGTCGAAAACGGTACTCTGATCTCACTAGAACAGCTTGTAATTGACAACGAAGTTGTTGGAATGGTCGATCGCATGCTCAAGGGCGTTCAAGTTGATGACGAAAGGATAGGAATAGACACTATCAGCAAAGTCGGACCTGGAGGAAATTACTTCAAACAAGCCCATACATTACAATGGTCCAGAGATGAGTGTTTTATCCCAAAGATAAGTGAAAAGGAATCTTTTTCAAATTGGGAAGGGGAAAACGTCATAACAAAAGCAAAAGCAACAGTTGATGAAATGCTACGCAATGTTGAAACGCCAGTGGATAAAGATATAATCAAAGATATTGAACAGTTCCAGAAAGAGTTGCTGTGA